The Gordonia iterans DNA window GCCGAGCGCTGCGGTCGATGCGGTCGCGATCGCCAGCCCGGGAATCAGCACGGGTCGCCGGCCGAAACGGTCGGAAAGCCGGCCTGCGGTGAGGATGGCGATCATGTTGCCGCCGGCGTAGAACGCCAGAATGATCCCCGCCCACGCCGCGGATGCGCCGAGTCCCTGGGTGACGAACAGCGGGACCAGGGCGATGCGCACGCCCATCGACGCCCAGCCCTGAGTGAAGTTCGACGCCAGGATGGCGCGGTAGGCGCTGTCCCGGCAGGCCGCGGCGAAGGTGACCGTCACGACACCGTCGGGTCTCGACCCGCTGCCCGGTCTGGACTCGACGGCATCGGCGGTCGGCGCCGGAACCGGCGGCATCATCGTCGCGACGCCGACCGCGGCGATCACCAGGGCGACCGCGTAGACGACGAAGGGCAACTGCAGGCCGAAACCCACCAGTGCCGCCCCGATGAGCGGCCCGGTCAGACTGCCGACCAGGAAACCCGCCGAGAAATAACCGGAAGCGCGTCCCCGGATCGCCGGCGGCGCCAGCCGGATCAGCAACGCCATCGCCGAGATGCTGAACATCGTCGAACCGATGCCGCCGGCGCCGCGGAACAGCAACAGCTGCCAGTAGCTGCCGGCGAAGGCGCAGGCGAAGGTGCTCACCGCGACGATGGCGAGACCGGTCAGATAGATCCGGCGTTCGCCGAGCACGGTCACCAGCCGCCCCGTCGCCGGGGCGAACAGCAGCCGCATCACGGCGAACGCGGAGATCACCGCGGTCACCGCCGTCACCGACACCCCGAAGGTGCTGGCGAAGATCGGCAGTGCCGGGGCGATCAGTCCGTAGCCGAGCGCGATGACGACATTGGCCGCCAGGAGGACCCAGAGACCGCGGGGGAGCTGACTCATTCCGCGGTGTCAGACGTCAGGGGAGTGCGGTCAGCTCTTGTGGCGGACGATCATGACCGGCACCTTGGCGTGGTGCAGCACCTTCTGGCTGCGCGAGCCCAGCAGCAGACCGGTGAAGCCGCCGCGTCCGCGGCTGCCCATCACGATCAGCGAGGCGGTGTCGTCGGCGGTGTCGAGGATGGCCTTGCCCGGCTCCTCCG harbors:
- a CDS encoding MFS transporter, with translation MSQLPRGLWVLLAANVVIALGYGLIAPALPIFASTFGVSVTAVTAVISAFAVMRLLFAPATGRLVTVLGERRIYLTGLAIVAVSTFACAFAGSYWQLLLFRGAGGIGSTMFSISAMALLIRLAPPAIRGRASGYFSAGFLVGSLTGPLIGAALVGFGLQLPFVVYAVALVIAAVGVATMMPPVPAPTADAVESRPGSGSRPDGVVTVTFAAACRDSAYRAILASNFTQGWASMGVRIALVPLFVTQGLGASAAWAGIILAFYAGGNMIAILTAGRLSDRFGRRPVLIPGLAIATASTAALGYSPNIWIALALTAIGGIGSGLFAPTHQAALGDVLGARQRGGSALAAYGMSSDLGAVIGPLVTGVVATWWGFGPAFVLTGLVCAVALAMWLAARETNPRTDRHAEPAVTE